Genomic DNA from Telopea speciosissima isolate NSW1024214 ecotype Mountain lineage chromosome 2, Tspe_v1, whole genome shotgun sequence:
TCAGCaattctcctctctcctctcttcttctccgtcaGATTCTGGTCGGTAGTCTCCAGTTTGTCACAGTTCTCTTATGTTTCAGGATGTAAGTTACttccaagaatttttttttttcttacttatAATTTGTTTAAGGTAATTTGTTTCAAGGtgaaatgctaaaaaaaaaaatctgcaaaatTACCATTTCGTTATTAATGGCAAAACAATATAACACAGATTATGATAAATTAACTGTCAGCCTTAATTCTACTAATATTACAGAAAAAGACACATTGTAGGTATGCCATTTTTCTAGAAAAAACAAGGAATCCTAATATTCAATGAACTCCATAAGTTCTAAACAAATGATATGATTCATATAGATGCCACTAActaattttcagaaattatttTCACTATTTTACTTTAAAATGAATGGAGCCTAGGTGCTGCAAAATAGAggcattaaaaattaaagaaggaaTTCAATAAGGTGAGGATAGGATGGAGTATCACTAACCAGATCTTAACATCTATGCAAAGATCAGCCAAGCCAAATTCAGAACCAGGGAGTAAAAAAGATACAGAGATGCAcggaaaagttaaaaaaaaagaaaagaaaaagaagaaccataaaaaaaaatcataggaATACAGAAGCCAAAAGACAGGGAACAAATTTCATGCCCCCCCCCCACCATGGTCCGAATGAATTTTCCCACTCGGTCCAGAAGAGACACACATTGACCAATTACTAACCAACTTTGTTGCAGATTTTGGACTTCGGTTTCCAAAATACGTAAATATAACTTAGAAcagagttttcctccacccacggtgaatgggatgcCATTCACCGTGAGGACGGGAGAGGGTAtcggaagggtattttgggaagaTACTAAAACCTTAATAGtagtttgtgaaccctaggatggtgggggaaccgtcctctatgggtggaggaaaattttctcctatAACATATGTTCTGAAATTTTTTCTCGTCATATGCATCAAAAAAAGGGCGTaaccagtgcacaaggctcccaccactgcggggtttggggagggtcataattttttcttttcatatgcATCACTTATATATAATAGCTAGGTGAGAGAAAAGGCTGAAAAGAAAGGTATTATATATGATAGAGGAAATGGAAAGACAATTCATTGCTAACTGTTCTTGGATtatgtttggactttggataggGTCCTTGTTTTTGCTAACAATACTGGTAGTATAAGTGTCGACTATCCATATTCCTCAAAGGATTTGAATCACATATGCTGCACCTTGATGTGACCATCAAGGTGAAGCCTTATGTGCTTTTTAAGATACTGACAGCAGCTTAAACTCGGTAAGAATAAACGGCAGGAAGGAGGTGGCAGCAGGAATAATCCTGTCCAGTGCCATGATTCAAAATCTGGGGTTTTCATGTAAAGATACTCAGACCAATGGTTCCATTTAAATATTTGCAAGTATTCATTAGAAAATATAAGTTGTAGAACTTTCTCTTTGGTGGTTCATAAGAATTTCATCAAAAGCATGGTTTGTGGGGTACCTAAAACCTTGTAGCCTTTAAAGAGTATCagtttgaatgaaaaataatcaGAGCAAAGAATCTACAGAACTGTAAATGCAtgagaaaaacaaaatcaatatTCAAAAGAAAGTCAACTGTTCTTTGTGGTGTTCAATGTTTCCAGAATGGTGCATTCACATGTCCAACAAATACTTGAAACAGGAAACATTAGGTTACTAGAAGATTTCAACTGCCTAACCACTAAATGAAAAATATTGCTGGTCTTAGTCACCTCGAATTTTGGTGCAGTTTTGTGAAGCCATTTGATTAGTTAGTAACATTATCTTTGACGTAATGGTTTCCATTTATTTGTatattaaaattattattaaaaaatctATGTTAGCATTTACTATTATAACACAAGCTAACCccaataagttttttttttggggtaatcacacaaaccacacgccaatcccaaaaggttaactgaCTTTTAGGATcatggaatggcggatatacacaacgcACACCACACCCATAAACCCCAACAGGTTATCCTGATCCTTTTGCATACCAAAACTGTTGTATATTTTATCCTCCTCCTTTCCCGAACAACTTTTCAGTGAaagcaaaaatacaaataaaaatttttaaattgtcACAAATTGTAAGCAACAATGTCATAATGCGATGCAATTTTAAGATTGTGGTACTCGGACAATATAAAAGCTTCAACTAAAATATATTTGTTGAAATAGACCAACCTATGAGTGCAGAGATTACCTATTTCATTCAGTTTGCAGCTACATGACAATGGTGCAGCAAGACTGAATCTCTTCACTGCTCTAAAGAATGTCGGCTCAGATCTGATGCAGCTAACTTAAAGAATTCACACATGCTCCAAGATATGATGAAGTTTTGGAACTCGTCTTCTAAATAATGGTTCCAGCCGGAAGGATGGAACACCACTCTGCCACCTTTTAGCATCATACATCTCATTCCATGCCTGCACTATCTCATCAATTTTGAACCCCAAACCTGCAATTATTGCAAAATTATCCACATATTTTAAACCAtttagggaaaaaaagagaaggaaagaatcaGATCTGCAACGATTTTATCAGTTGGTAGCCATATTTACCTTCTAGTGAAGTTTTATTTGAGCTATGGTTCTTCATCATAACAGCAATGTCAGTTGGAGAAGCTCCAGCAAGTTCAAATTTTTCAAGAGCAACCTCCAGACATTCCTCCCAGACAGGCATTCCTAATTTAAATTCAACAATAGATCTCTCATACAGTATAGTACCccataaaatatttatttgagATATCATATTTGCAGCCTTATCTGCAGCTTCTTCTGCTGATACATCTGTAAATAGCCCATCGAACCCTATTTTCTGCAACTGGGTTTTTACCTTATCTGGTTCGGAAAGTTCGTTAAGGCGTCTCTGCTCCATTTCTTCCCACATCTGCATTCCCTTCTCCATGTTGTCTTCAGCACTGTCAAAAAGCTCTATAACCTCTGAAGATGGCCATGTCTCCAAATCAACTTTGCTCCCTATAGCATAATACCAAGAAAGTTTTGCTTGCTCATATTGTTGCTGCCCAAGTGCAAGAAGGCCTTCATAGAAGTCAGGTTTGATTTGTAGAGCCTCTTCATATCTCTTTCCTGCTTTCACATATTCTCTTTGTGCCCACTCATATGCTGTTTTAACCTGTTCAAGTATGGATTCTCTTGAAGCATCTTCTGTGAAGAACACCCTTTTCCTTGCCCTGGACATGTGAACGTTTCCCCAGTTGAACAGGGCTAGAGCTGCCATTTCTTGAAACTTATCTGCCGCAATATCAAAAAGGTCTTGAGCTTCTTCACTCGTAATGGTATCATCCATAGCTTCTGAGTAAAGCTTCATCCCAAGTTCATGAAGATCCAAATAAGCATCGGAATTGAACCCAACATGGTTTTTGAACAAACGAGCAAACTGGATGATCCAGTCATCAATACAAGTTGACCCAGTTTCCATTTCTCCATTCCCATTATCAGCAATTTTATTTCGGTTCTTCCTGGGCTTTTCCTCCTCTTTACCATTTTCCACTGCCTCAAATAAGGGCTCCTGCTCAGGATTAACTTCTACAATGTACAGTCTTAGAGAACCCTGTGAATCAGCTGATTCTTCAGCCCATCTCAGCTCTTCAGTTTTTGTGATTGTAACCAAGTCACCTTCTTGGTCCCTGTATTTGATGAGAACTCCCTTTGAGCTCGGGAAGCGATTTCGAATTGTCTCCCTTAGCTGCACAATGCTACATTTAACCGGTAATTGCGCCCACCTTATATCCTCCCCAAACACCAATTTCACTGTTCTTgtggcttcttcttccttgatggtACTAACATTTTCTTCCACAACCACCTTATCTTCAGCTTTCTTTTCATCGTAGTTATCTTCGGTTTTCTTCTCCTCGTTTTTGTggctcttctttttcttcttctctttaactACTTTACACACAGGTGAAGCTAAAGGAGGTTCAATATATTCTGGAGTCAAAATGATTCCTTTATCATCCACCTGGATGCCCTTCTTCTCAATTGCCTTTTTCAACCCTTCTACAAGCTCCAATGCCGTGAGATTTTTCGGTTCTGTGCTAAGAACCGTATTAACATCTCTCAGGGCTAATTCAAGTCTATTGATAGCTTCATAGCACCTCGCCCTCTTCAGTAGAGCTTTACTGTATTTGGGAGCCACTTCAAGAGCCAAATTGCACTCTCTGATGGCCCTGGGGTAATCGGCCAGACCCATCTGCATGTAACAAGCAGCCATGTTACTGTGGAGGTGGGCTACATCTATGTGATTTCTGGGCAGCAACTTGAGGGCTTTTTCATACTTTAAGATTGCTCCTTCACAATCCCTCTTCTGAAAGAGCTTGTTCCCTTCCTCCTTCAGCTCCTGAGACATAGTGATGAAGACGGCCGTGTCCTCGTCGTAGGCTTTTGTGCCCTGGTCTCCCGCCTTGTTCTTCGCATTTGCACCCCCAGGTTTCCCTTCTGCCTGTGTCGTCTTCTTCCCTGTAGGCTTCCCCATCGCTAATCGGGAAACAATACCTCTAATTTTCCTCCAATCAAAGACCTTGTAATAATCCTATACAATTAGACCCACACAGAACCAAAGAAGATCGGTCACTACTCAATCAAGAGTCGAGACCGAGCTTCTCCGCAATACAACCAATTCAGAACCACAAAATCCCTAGTAACTCACCAGCCCACAAAATCTGTTCTGACCCAAAATCCTCAAACACCCCAATTCTCTACAATTACATAAACAAAACCACCCAAAATTCACAGACTACAAattcaaatgaaaaaataaccaaaaaagaATCCCAATTCGGCAAAAAAATATGTGGttcttaaataaattaatactTTTACTCTATTCGCAATAACCACGAAATCTGATCAGATGACTTATCTGGAAGGCGAATTCTCCTCGGCAACAAACGCATTACAGAAAACCCAGGAGATAACCTACACGAAACTGTACTCTCAGCAGTGACAACTTCGGTTCAGGAACGGAATGAAAGAAAACCTGAGCTTAACAAGAACGCCAAttaatttcttaatttattGTAAGAAAATCTCGGTCGGGCCCCTTCCGTCTCCGTGAACTCGAAGCAAGTTGGAGACATTTTcaggagaaaaaacaaaacagaatcgAGAAAACCCAACATATAGATTTCTTATGTTTCTTTTTACCTCTGTAATGGGTAAATTTGGAGGAATCGAAGATGCTCTCACGCCGTACTCTTTTGGAGAGACGACGAGAGAGGCTCCATTACGTTCTTTGTTCTGCTTTTTCTACTTCTCCCGGAGATTTGGAGTTACTGGAACGAAAGCACCAACTTACATGCGGGCgatctgttctctctctctctctctttcttatgtttGTCTGCCACGTAAGTATGCATGTCTTCTTTGATCATTTTGATTTAACCGCCAAAACGGAATCCAACTGTGAATGTACGGAAATCCGTGTTACCACTTTCGAATAGGATCATGACATGTGGACATCATGCTCAATAAGAGATGGGATATAACTGCCACGTGTTGTATCCCCCGTTGGAGTGTGGGTCCTTAGTATTTCATAGAAATGCTTAATTATTAGTCCTTGAAAGTTAAAACTTCCAATTAGTGTGTGGGCAATGGGCCTATGTCCAGAATATTCTGTTTGAACGGGTGTGATCAATTCAATATGGTCGCGTTCGTCGGAGGTGGGACCAATATAAAGCAACTTTTATAAGGAAGTATTTTTCACGTTGTTCCGTTGGAATGATGATGGGCCCACCAGCGTATTAAGATATACAGAGAATAAAGATTACGTAAGTGCCCGTCTTTAATTAACTTCATAACCTGAATGGTTGGTTTAAGGAAACCCAACTGTAAATGAGCCCCCGTAACTACCTGTCATTCCCCCATCTGGACGGCAGTGGTTGGTAGGCCGGTGGACATATTACAAGTCAAcgcaaaaagaaaaagacggCCGGCTGCCAGCAAGATTTGGCTGTCATGTGCTGGACCGGGTGGTTCAAGTTGGGTCATAAATATTCAACTCAAACCTGACCTGCTTGAGGCTGCTTCGAAATCCATGGACCTAATGGTGTCAAGCGGTCCGGTTTCATTTCTTGGTTCAGTTCAATATACAATATGTGaaaatcgaaatcaaaccaaatgggAATCTATTTTTTCAAATCAGAATCGAACCAGCTCAACTCAATTTGGTTTTTTAGTCGGTTCAGATTTGTATAGGAGTTGGGGCATATTTAATATTTTAGGTGTTTGCGGCAACTTTTTACTTCATCACTAATAAATAAACCCTTATTTATTAGGGCCGTATTCCATTAAACTTATCCCAAACATGAAAAGGAATATAATTTATCATCCACTTTAAtttaaacattaaaaaagaaCATAATTTTATCTAATCccttatttggtttgatttggttaaaaaaaaatgagtgaTTTGAATCTACAGTTTTAGTCTTGAAACTGAATCAAATTGAGAAAATATCCTAGCTTTTGAAACCAAGAattgatttatttcattttggtttggttcaatccTGTTTTAACcattgattctgattttggttcTAAATTGATACCTTCATCCCTAAGTCCAATTGAGATTGATCGAACACccattatttttaaaaaaaaattggtaacaGAAACCCATTATTTTGTCACAAGTAAATTCTCTAGTATTAACCCTAAAATGACATGTGAGCAAGTGACCATAGGGTCGACTTATCCGCAAAAATCGAGTTCCATCTCAACTACCATGTGGAAGATACTGGGTCGCTCAAGAAGCACTTCCTTGGAAGGCTTGCAAGAAACTATTTGTCTAAATAAGAGAGAGTTTAATAATTGATTACAAATCTTAGTTATTATGGTTCTTTCAAAATTGAGTTTCAAAATCCTAGTTGTCCACAAAAATTGGGTTCCAACTACCACGTGGAAGATACTGGGACGCTCAAGAAACACTTCCTTGGTGGGCTTGCAAGAAACTATTTGTCTAAATAAGAGCGAATTTAAGAATTGATTACAAATCCTAGTCATTATAGTTCTTTCaaaattataatatttatttggaaaaaatTCTTGAAAGGTAGTGTGgcccctatgcccagacatagAAGAGCATGAAATGACTACCAAACCCcacatgaaaggtggaaatcccacccttgttgatgctttcGAGTATGACCTTGTGCTAATGCAAAGGCCACACTGCTTTTCACTGAACCCTCatcctatttatttttttaaatctcacCTTCCAAAGTCAATCGAATTGTTGACACTACAATGGTCAATTTATTCGTTGTCAACTAGTGAAGATAGAGACTCGATCGAAGATATGACGATGATAGATATGAACTTACTAATTAAGAGGATAATTAACATCATGTCCGATCAACTATTACTTTTTTTGTTctcccaacaacaacaacaacaactataaccttatcccaactaaatggggtcggctacatggatccgaaagggcaaaaaaataaaaaataaaaaataaaaaaaagggggtttaagcattagtcaaagcagcatcccagaaACATCCCCCTACGCGGGATCGGTTACACGGGTCCTtgacctccaaacaactctatccacggtcatactaggatctagccctaccatatgcatataatttcttaccacttctccaatagtcattttaggtctgcccctacctcttttagttccttccaaTTGAATCTGGTTACTCTTTCGTACTGGTGCATCCGTGGGTCTCCTTTGTACATGACCAAACCATCTTAAGCGGTTCTCCCGAAGTTTGTCCTAGATttgtgcaactcccaattcggttttaatacaaacattccttactctatctctcctggtcttgccgcacatcctcctcagcatcctcatctccgctacactcatcttatctatatgactcttcttaactgcctaacATTCCGTCCCATAAATCAtcgctggtcttattactgtcttgTAGAATTTTcccttaagcttaataggcatacgtttgtcacataaaactcctaatgctcctctccatttcaaccatcctactttaattctatgggaaacatcatcttctatatcaccttctttgttaAAGGTTGACCCTAGGTATTTAAAGCATTCTCTTTGTGGTagctctctctcctcaagtttcaccacttcatcatctATCCTAATTTGCccgaagttacacatcatatattctgtttttgttctgcttaacttaaaacctcttgattccaagtttgatctccatAGTTCCAGCTTTGCATTAATCacttccactgtctcatctatcaaaacaatatcatcagtgaatagcatacaccaagggacttCATCTTGAATAtgtctagttaaatcatccatgatgagtgcaaacaaataggggcttagagctgatcttTGGTGtagcccaattgtaattggaaatTCACTACTTTGTCCCTCTGCAGTTTTGACACTTGTCACTACGCCCTCGtacatgtccttaattatatccacatagttaattgagctccttctcttccttaggacatgccaaatgagctctctaggcATTCTATCATATGCCTTTTCTAGGTTGATAAAGACCATATATAGATTCCTTTTGTGAGCTCTACAgatttccataagcctccttagaaggtaaatagcttctgtcgtggatctccctggcataaaaccaaattggttgtCCGATATATAAGTATCTCTTCTTAGGTGagcttcaatgattttctcccaaagtttcatggtatgactcattagtttaatgcctctatagttattgcagttctgAATGTCACCTTTGTTCTTATAAATCGAAACTACAGTACTtttcctccaatcatctggcattttctttatacttagaatcttgttaaacaacttggttagccaagatacccccttcctcctaagctcttccacatttcaattgggatctcatccagTTCTGGTGTTTTGCCTACCTTCATCTTTCATAGAGACTCTTTAACTTCGACTTCTTCAACTCATTGGAGCTATCCATTGTGTGTGTTGGCTTCAAGcctaaaaaaaaactattacttttttgagaaaattaagaaaagattATC
This window encodes:
- the LOC122650347 gene encoding protein PHOX1 produces the protein MGKPTGKKTTQAEGKPGGANAKNKAGDQGTKAYDEDTAVFITMSQELKEEGNKLFQKRDCEGAILKYEKALKLLPRNHIDVAHLHSNMAACYMQMGLADYPRAIRECNLALEVAPKYSKALLKRARCYEAINRLELALRDVNTVLSTEPKNLTALELVEGLKKAIEKKGIQVDDKGIILTPEYIEPPLASPVCKVVKEKKKKKSHKNEEKKTEDNYDEKKAEDKVVVEENVSTIKEEEATRTVKLVFGEDIRWAQLPVKCSIVQLRETIRNRFPSSKGVLIKYRDQEGDLVTITKTEELRWAEESADSQGSLRLYIVEVNPEQEPLFEAVENGKEEEKPRKNRNKIADNGNGEMETGSTCIDDWIIQFARLFKNHVGFNSDAYLDLHELGMKLYSEAMDDTITSEEAQDLFDIAADKFQEMAALALFNWGNVHMSRARKRVFFTEDASRESILEQVKTAYEWAQREYVKAGKRYEEALQIKPDFYEGLLALGQQQYEQAKLSWYYAIGSKVDLETWPSSEVIELFDSAEDNMEKGMQMWEEMEQRRLNELSEPDKVKTQLQKIGFDGLFTDVSAEEAADKAANMISQINILWGTILYERSIVEFKLGMPVWEECLEVALEKFELAGASPTDIAVMMKNHSSNKTSLEGLGFKIDEIVQAWNEMYDAKRWQSGVPSFRLEPLFRRRVPKLHHILEHV